In Mycobacterium sp. ITM-2016-00317, the genomic window CCGAGCCGGGCGAAAGAACTTCGACCACAACCGAAGACAGCGACCTGATAGGAGCACAGCAGTGAGCGATGCCAACACGGTCACCGTGACCGACGATTCGTTCTCCGACGACGTCCTGTCGAGCGGCACCCCGGTGCTGGTGGACTTCTGGGCGACCTGGTGCGGCCCGTGCAAGATGGTCGCCCCGGTGCTCGAGGAGATCGCGTCCGAGAAGGCCGGCTCACTGA contains:
- the trxA gene encoding thioredoxin — protein: MSDANTVTVTDDSFSDDVLSSGTPVLVDFWATWCGPCKMVAPVLEEIASEKAGSLTVAKLDVDENPATARDFQVVSIPTMILFKDGQPVKRIVGAKGKAALLRELSDVV